In Egicoccus sp. AB-alg2, the following are encoded in one genomic region:
- a CDS encoding MFS transporter — protein sequence MSGDGSPGRRTVGAYALVTALSVLASSAVSVVIPQLARDLELDTSAAGWVLASFSVTFPIGTVLFGQLGDRLGPRRAWVWGAVLFVGGGTMAAVSPSFAPIVVGRLVQGVGAGAIPVLSLARLARGGARQRASRVGFLTAVVSIHSGAGPLLGGGLAGAVHWRATLALPLLTVLVAVPIWRDLPDTPQPGSDVDWPGAAFTFAAVAAPLLLLRQLAIGSSVGVWPLVVVSMAAIAGLVARVRRRPSGFLRRDLITDPSLVGAGVAAMCLLAIYLGGMFAVPLLLTDALGWGPFQLGLAVLPAAAVGTVAARLTGRHVRPARWSLVAHAAVLAGLGGLVVITFGGTPLAWVAGLCLLATASMSAQVVHTTSVLRAPGEPQANTAIGTFQLFLFSGGALGPIVVGAVAERTTVPTGVASSSVLLAGGIVLPLVLRRRGRRHHRPRSPLKVDLSMPPDEDLRASPGGQA from the coding sequence CGACCTCGAGCTCGACACGTCCGCCGCCGGTTGGGTGCTGGCGTCGTTTTCGGTCACGTTTCCCATCGGCACGGTGCTGTTCGGGCAGCTCGGCGACCGTCTCGGTCCGCGTCGCGCCTGGGTGTGGGGGGCCGTGCTCTTCGTGGGGGGCGGGACCATGGCGGCCGTCTCACCGTCGTTCGCCCCGATCGTGGTCGGCCGCCTCGTGCAGGGCGTCGGTGCGGGGGCCATCCCGGTGCTCTCCCTGGCAAGACTTGCACGTGGTGGTGCTCGTCAGCGCGCGAGTCGGGTCGGCTTCCTCACGGCCGTCGTGTCGATCCACTCCGGGGCTGGCCCGCTGCTCGGCGGGGGCCTCGCCGGCGCCGTGCACTGGCGAGCCACCTTGGCTCTGCCGCTGCTCACCGTTCTCGTCGCCGTACCGATCTGGCGCGACCTGCCAGACACGCCGCAACCGGGCAGCGACGTGGACTGGCCCGGTGCGGCGTTCACCTTCGCTGCGGTTGCAGCCCCGCTCCTGCTTCTTCGCCAGCTCGCGATCGGCTCGTCTGTCGGCGTGTGGCCGCTGGTCGTCGTCTCCATGGCCGCCATCGCGGGCCTGGTCGCCCGCGTCCGTCGGCGCCCGAGCGGATTCCTACGCCGCGACCTGATCACGGACCCGTCGCTCGTCGGTGCCGGCGTTGCCGCGATGTGCTTGCTGGCGATCTACCTCGGTGGCATGTTCGCCGTGCCGCTCCTGCTCACCGATGCGCTCGGCTGGGGGCCGTTCCAGTTGGGGCTGGCCGTCCTGCCCGCGGCCGCTGTCGGCACGGTCGCCGCACGTCTCACCGGCCGGCACGTGCGGCCAGCCCGTTGGTCACTGGTCGCCCACGCCGCAGTGCTCGCCGGTCTCGGCGGCCTCGTGGTGATCACGTTCGGCGGGACGCCGCTGGCCTGGGTTGCTGGCTTGTGCCTGTTGGCGACCGCCAGCATGAGCGCACAAGTGGTCCACACCACCTCGGTCCTACGCGCTCCCGGCGAGCCTCAGGCCAACACGGCCATCGGCACCTTCCAACTGTTTCTGTTCTCCGGCGGCGCCCTCGGGCCGATCGTCGTTGGCGCCGTCGCCGAACGGACGACGGTTCCCACAGGAGTGGCGAGTTCCTCGGTGCTCCTCGCCGGTGGAATCGTGCTGCCGTTGGTCCTCCGCCGTCGCGGGCGTCGGCATCATCGCCCGCGTTCACCGCTGAAGGTCGACCTCTCGATGCCACCCGACGAAGACCTACGGGCCAGCCCAGGTGGGCAGGCATAG
- a CDS encoding SDR family oxidoreductase: MDLGIAGRTSLVLGAGGGLGSAIAESLAGEGVAVAAADIDGGAARSTADRCASRGVSTTALAWDLADIDAIDGHVAAVEADLGPVDILVNMTGGPPPTPVSGQDAASWRRHFEQMVLSVISVTDRVLPSMRARSWGRVITSTSSGVVAPIPNLGLSNALRSSLVGWNKTLAAEVAADGVTCNIVLPGRIATKRITFLDEKKAEREGRPVADVVAESTASIPVGRYGDPAEYGAVAAFLASKQASFVNGSIIRVDGGMIPSV, encoded by the coding sequence ATGGATCTCGGCATCGCAGGACGAACCAGTCTCGTATTGGGCGCCGGCGGCGGACTCGGCAGTGCCATCGCCGAATCGCTCGCGGGGGAGGGCGTTGCCGTCGCCGCCGCGGACATCGACGGAGGCGCGGCAAGAAGCACCGCCGATCGGTGCGCGTCGCGAGGGGTCTCGACGACGGCGTTGGCATGGGATCTCGCCGACATCGACGCCATCGACGGCCACGTTGCCGCCGTCGAAGCCGACCTCGGGCCCGTGGACATCCTCGTGAACATGACCGGTGGGCCCCCACCGACGCCGGTGTCGGGACAGGACGCCGCCAGTTGGCGCCGCCACTTCGAGCAGATGGTGCTGTCGGTCATCTCCGTGACGGACCGCGTGCTTCCGTCCATGCGAGCGCGTAGCTGGGGGCGTGTCATCACGTCGACGTCGTCTGGGGTCGTCGCCCCCATCCCGAATCTCGGTCTGTCCAACGCCTTACGTTCGTCGCTGGTCGGTTGGAACAAGACCCTCGCCGCCGAGGTGGCAGCTGACGGGGTCACCTGCAACATCGTCCTGCCGGGCCGGATCGCCACGAAGCGCATAACGTTCCTCGACGAGAAGAAGGCCGAACGCGAAGGCCGACCGGTTGCCGATGTGGTCGCCGAGTCGACCGCGTCGATCCCGGTCGGCCGCTACGGCGACCCGGCCGAGTACGGCGCCGTGGCGGCCTTCCTCGCCTCGAAGCAGGCATCCTTCGTCAATGGTTCGATCATCCGAGTCGACGGCGGGATGATTCCGAGCGTGTGA
- a CDS encoding alpha/beta fold hydrolase has translation MQTTRSVATHEAAAMARKALLEDVPMTERQLRAAGIDTALLEGGNGPPIVLLHGPGESAVNWRWVMPDLAETHHVIAPDLPAHGSSGGGDEDLDEDRVVDWLDDLIAQRCSTAPVVVGHVLGGAIGARYAIRHGDRLEQLVLVDSLGLAPFRPTARFATSFVRFAVRPTERSYERFMGQCAYDLDALRADMGDEWPVFVAYNLGLARSPRSRAAGRLFRRLGVPRIPDMDLARIEVGTALIWGRHDRANPLAVAEHASRRHGWPLRVIEEAADDPPRDQPAAFLRELRAVIDPSRPATPRAGTS, from the coding sequence ATGCAGACGACCAGAAGCGTCGCCACCCACGAAGCGGCAGCCATGGCGCGCAAAGCGCTCCTCGAGGACGTCCCGATGACCGAGCGGCAGCTGCGGGCAGCCGGGATCGATACCGCGCTGCTGGAGGGAGGCAACGGGCCGCCCATCGTGCTGCTGCACGGCCCCGGCGAGTCAGCGGTGAACTGGCGGTGGGTGATGCCGGACCTCGCCGAGACGCACCACGTCATCGCTCCTGACCTGCCGGCACACGGTTCGAGCGGCGGCGGTGACGAGGACCTCGACGAGGACCGGGTGGTCGACTGGCTCGATGACCTGATCGCGCAGCGTTGTTCGACAGCACCCGTCGTCGTCGGTCATGTGCTCGGCGGCGCGATCGGGGCCCGCTACGCGATCCGTCACGGCGACCGCCTCGAGCAGCTCGTCCTCGTCGACTCGCTCGGGCTGGCACCGTTCCGACCGACGGCCCGGTTCGCCACGTCGTTCGTGCGCTTCGCCGTCCGGCCGACCGAGCGGTCCTACGAACGCTTCATGGGCCAGTGCGCCTACGACCTGGACGCGCTTCGTGCCGACATGGGCGACGAGTGGCCCGTCTTCGTCGCCTACAACCTCGGTCTCGCCCGGTCGCCGCGGTCCAGGGCCGCCGGGCGGTTGTTCCGTCGGCTCGGTGTCCCCCGGATCCCCGACATGGACCTGGCCCGTATCGAGGTCGGCACCGCGCTCATCTGGGGTCGCCACGACCGTGCGAACCCGCTCGCCGTCGCCGAGCACGCCAGTCGGCGCCACGGCTGGCCGTTGCGCGTCATCGAGGAGGCCGCCGACGACCCGCCGCGCGACCAGCCGGCGGCGTTCCTGCGCGAACTGCGCGCCGTCATCGACCCTTCCCGCCCGGCCACGCCCCGGGCAGGAACGTCCTGA
- a CDS encoding LuxR C-terminal-related transcriptional regulator produces MTSTDVLVAARASMARRRWSVAYAEFLAADHEKSLAAEDRELLASAAHLIGEDRVCADSWERAHHDHLAAGDVAAAARCAFWLSFGLLNRGETARGAGWLARARRLLDDHDLDVVTRGYLRVPDGLHALEAEGDVARAGGAFREATAYGERFGDADLVAMGRLGQGQAMIRGGQIVEGVGLLDEVMVAVTAEELSPIVAGTVYCAVILACRDLFDLRRAHEWTEALDDWCRSQPGLVAFRGQCLVHRSEILQFHGLWTEAWEEARRARDRLTTPFGQPAVGMAHYQLAELLRLRGRFSEAERAYRRAREAGHDPYPGLALLRLAQGRVEEAAGAVGHALHAATDRLARAKMLAAQVEIMLAAGDLDRAREGVDELDESAAALGAPLLQAMAAQARGAVALASGRAEEAVEAFRDACRRWQRLEAPYEHARTRVGLGLACRALGDEETAALELHVGRDALDELGAGPDAERATRLLGASAGIGHRLTSRQREVLALVAAGHTNPEIAAALVVSEHTVRRHLQDIFARLGVTSRAAAAVYAVEHGLL; encoded by the coding sequence ATGACCTCGACCGACGTCCTCGTAGCGGCGCGGGCCAGCATGGCACGGCGACGATGGAGCGTCGCCTACGCCGAGTTCCTGGCCGCCGATCACGAGAAATCGCTGGCCGCTGAGGATCGCGAACTGCTGGCCAGTGCGGCCCACCTGATCGGTGAGGATCGCGTGTGCGCCGACTCGTGGGAGCGCGCCCACCACGACCACCTGGCGGCTGGAGACGTCGCGGCCGCGGCCCGGTGCGCCTTCTGGCTGTCCTTCGGACTGCTCAACCGTGGCGAGACGGCCCGCGGCGCCGGCTGGCTCGCGCGGGCACGGCGGCTCCTCGACGACCATGACCTCGACGTGGTCACTCGCGGCTACCTGCGCGTGCCCGACGGCCTCCATGCCCTCGAAGCCGAGGGTGACGTCGCGAGGGCAGGTGGCGCGTTCCGGGAGGCGACCGCCTACGGCGAGCGCTTCGGCGATGCCGACCTCGTGGCGATGGGTCGGCTCGGGCAGGGCCAGGCCATGATCCGCGGCGGACAGATCGTCGAGGGCGTCGGCCTGTTGGACGAGGTCATGGTCGCCGTCACCGCCGAGGAGCTCTCGCCGATCGTCGCCGGCACCGTCTACTGCGCGGTGATCCTGGCCTGCCGGGACCTGTTCGACCTCCGACGCGCGCACGAATGGACGGAGGCGCTCGACGACTGGTGCCGGTCGCAGCCAGGACTCGTCGCCTTCCGCGGGCAGTGCCTCGTGCACCGTTCGGAGATCCTGCAGTTCCACGGCCTCTGGACCGAGGCCTGGGAGGAAGCGCGCCGTGCGCGTGACCGCCTCACCACACCATTCGGTCAGCCGGCAGTCGGCATGGCGCACTACCAACTCGCGGAGCTGCTCCGCCTCCGGGGGCGGTTCTCGGAGGCGGAGCGGGCCTACCGTCGTGCGCGTGAGGCCGGTCACGACCCGTACCCCGGCCTGGCGCTCCTGCGGCTGGCACAGGGACGCGTCGAGGAAGCCGCCGGTGCGGTTGGGCATGCGCTTCATGCGGCGACCGACCGCCTCGCGAGGGCGAAGATGCTGGCAGCCCAGGTCGAGATCATGCTCGCCGCGGGGGACCTGGACCGTGCCCGGGAGGGTGTCGACGAACTGGACGAGAGCGCCGCCGCGCTCGGCGCCCCGCTGCTGCAGGCGATGGCGGCACAGGCCAGGGGCGCGGTGGCCCTCGCCTCGGGGCGGGCCGAGGAGGCCGTCGAGGCCTTCCGTGACGCGTGTCGCCGGTGGCAGCGGCTCGAGGCACCGTACGAGCATGCCCGTACCCGGGTCGGCCTCGGGCTCGCATGCCGGGCGCTCGGCGACGAGGAGACCGCCGCGCTCGAGCTTCACGTGGGACGCGACGCCCTCGATGAGCTCGGCGCGGGCCCGGATGCCGAGCGGGCCACGAGGCTGCTGGGCGCGAGCGCAGGCATCGGCCACCGGCTGACGAGCCGCCAGCGGGAGGTGCTGGCCCTCGTCGCCGCCGGGCACACGAATCCCGAGATCGCGGCGGCGCTCGTCGTGAGCGAGCACACCGTCCGCCGTCACCTTCAGGACATCTTCGCCCGGCTCGGCGTGACGTCACGTGCGGCGGCCGCCGTCTACGCGGTGGAACACGGGCTGCTGTGA
- a CDS encoding FAD-binding oxidoreductase encodes MVAALGFAREHALEVAVRSGGHSFPGLSVVDDGLVVDLGPMKAIEVDPRAGRVRVQAGVLLGELDRATQAYDSAVPTGAVTHTGVAGLTLGGGIRWLMRRHGLSVDQLWRVSLVTADGRRVVADDRHHPELFWGVRGGGGNFGVVTKFTFDLHPVGPGVLSGLVLWPFEQADEVTRVYRDWCRDAPRELTTALLLRRAPAVDLIPEDLHGRLVVGVMCCWSGPLARGELVLAPMRRLGDPVIDLTDVRPFVEHQSMLDASYPHGIWVHLRACDVGVLDDEVLDVTLEHAARMLSPRSSVVVWQLGGAVAEVDAAATAFGGRASGHVFNVSGITADAEGFEQERAWVREFGKALQPHATGVYVNFLMEEGADRVEDAYGRERYRRLQAVKRAYDPDNVFHRNQNIAP; translated from the coding sequence GTGGTCGCGGCGCTGGGCTTCGCCCGCGAGCACGCGCTGGAGGTCGCGGTTCGCAGTGGCGGGCACAGCTTCCCCGGACTGTCGGTGGTCGACGACGGCCTGGTGGTCGACCTCGGTCCGATGAAGGCCATCGAGGTGGATCCCCGCGCGGGTCGGGTCCGGGTGCAGGCCGGGGTGCTGCTCGGCGAACTCGACCGCGCGACGCAGGCGTACGACTCGGCGGTCCCCACGGGTGCCGTCACCCACACCGGCGTCGCGGGGCTCACCCTCGGTGGCGGGATCAGGTGGCTGATGCGCCGCCACGGGCTGTCGGTCGACCAGCTCTGGCGGGTGTCCCTGGTCACCGCGGACGGTCGACGGGTCGTGGCCGACGACCGTCACCACCCCGAACTCTTCTGGGGCGTGCGCGGCGGCGGCGGCAACTTCGGCGTCGTCACCAAGTTCACGTTCGACCTCCACCCGGTCGGGCCCGGCGTCCTGTCCGGGCTCGTGCTGTGGCCCTTCGAGCAGGCGGACGAGGTCACCCGCGTCTACCGCGACTGGTGCCGCGACGCACCACGCGAGCTCACGACGGCACTGCTGCTGCGTCGTGCGCCGGCCGTCGACCTGATCCCGGAAGACCTGCACGGTCGGCTGGTCGTCGGCGTGATGTGCTGCTGGTCGGGTCCGCTCGCGCGTGGGGAGCTGGTCCTCGCGCCTATGCGTCGTCTGGGCGATCCGGTCATCGACCTGACCGACGTGCGCCCCTTCGTCGAGCACCAGTCGATGCTGGACGCCAGCTACCCGCACGGCATCTGGGTCCACCTCCGAGCGTGTGACGTCGGTGTGCTGGACGACGAGGTCCTCGACGTCACGCTCGAGCACGCGGCGCGGATGCTGTCCCCCCGCTCCAGCGTCGTCGTGTGGCAGTTGGGCGGCGCGGTCGCCGAGGTGGATGCCGCCGCGACCGCCTTCGGGGGCCGTGCCAGCGGCCACGTGTTCAACGTCTCCGGTATCACCGCGGACGCCGAGGGGTTCGAACAGGAGCGCGCCTGGGTGCGCGAGTTCGGCAAGGCGCTCCAACCTCATGCGACCGGCGTCTACGTCAACTTCCTGATGGAGGAGGGCGCCGACCGGGTCGAGGACGCCTACGGCCGTGAGCGCTATCGGCGTCTGCAGGCCGTCAAACGCGCCTACGACCCCGACAACGTGTTCCACCGCAACCAGAACATCGCCCCCTGA
- a CDS encoding Crp/Fnr family transcriptional regulator translates to MARALAGSYLGDLPKASREQLWNGARLTSLPAGEVLRREGDATAHLEVVVSGLVRVFVTAPDGRTMTVRYVCPGGLLGGVSLFASPFALPATLQAVTEVRLLCLDARVVRHAAETDVRVARVLIDELTERVLSFIPEIPSGAFATVPQRLARHLLDLAVDPATGNDMVASVSQRDLADAIGTVREVVVKALRRLRDAGLVRTGRDGIVILDPEGLAAEAYPGTRPATTSGEWNPGS, encoded by the coding sequence GTGGCGCGCGCACTCGCCGGGTCGTATCTGGGCGACCTGCCGAAGGCGAGCCGCGAGCAACTGTGGAACGGGGCACGGCTGACGTCGCTGCCGGCCGGCGAGGTCCTACGGCGGGAGGGCGACGCCACGGCGCACCTCGAGGTGGTCGTGAGCGGCTTGGTCCGGGTGTTCGTCACGGCACCGGACGGGCGCACCATGACGGTGCGCTACGTGTGTCCCGGGGGTCTGCTCGGTGGCGTGTCGCTGTTCGCCTCGCCCTTCGCGCTGCCCGCCACGCTGCAGGCCGTCACGGAGGTGCGGCTGCTCTGCCTCGACGCCCGTGTCGTCCGTCATGCGGCCGAGACCGACGTGCGCGTCGCCCGGGTGCTGATCGACGAACTCACCGAACGGGTCCTGTCGTTCATCCCCGAGATCCCCAGCGGCGCATTCGCGACGGTGCCCCAACGGCTGGCCCGCCACCTGCTCGACCTCGCGGTCGACCCGGCGACGGGGAACGACATGGTCGCTTCGGTGAGCCAACGGGACCTGGCCGACGCGATCGGCACGGTTCGCGAAGTCGTCGTGAAGGCCCTTCGACGGTTGCGGGACGCCGGGCTGGTGCGTACCGGACGCGACGGCATCGTGATCCTCGACCCGGAGGGGCTGGCGGCGGAGGCCTATCCCGGTACCCGCCCGGCCACCACCTCGGGCGAGTGGAACCCAGGTTCCTGA
- a CDS encoding ASCH domain-containing protein, protein MPEDFAAAYRRATGMRLPTDRFAFADTPAKADELAALVAQGRKQATASLLADYDPQQDPLPVTGERSVVLDGHDEPVCVIETTDVELRPFDEVDAAFAYAEGEGDRSLDGWRTEHERFFRERCEALGLDFTGDLEVVCERFTVAWAPAKSRYAERPDESTARSGDG, encoded by the coding sequence GTGCCCGAGGACTTCGCTGCCGCCTACCGGCGCGCCACCGGGATGCGCCTCCCGACGGATCGCTTCGCCTTCGCGGACACCCCGGCGAAGGCCGACGAGCTCGCCGCGCTGGTCGCTCAGGGCCGCAAGCAGGCCACGGCGAGCCTGCTGGCCGACTACGACCCGCAGCAGGACCCGCTGCCCGTCACCGGAGAGCGATCCGTCGTACTGGACGGCCACGACGAGCCGGTCTGCGTCATCGAGACGACCGACGTCGAACTCCGGCCGTTCGACGAGGTCGATGCTGCGTTCGCGTACGCCGAGGGGGAAGGCGACCGCAGCCTGGACGGCTGGCGAACCGAACACGAACGGTTCTTCCGCGAGCGCTGCGAGGCGCTGGGTCTGGACTTCACCGGTGACCTGGAGGTCGTGTGCGAGCGTTTCACGGTCGCGTGGGCCCCGGCGAAGTCCCGGTACGCCGAACGGCCGGACGAATCGACGGCGCGCAGCGGCGATGGATGA
- a CDS encoding alpha/beta fold hydrolase, producing the protein MDTILPGQHRSERTPDRRDRSPRLGRLARWSFRGLLSLLVLAVIGTALQAIAEARDGREHPAPGELVALPDGRSLHLVVDGEEHEGPVVVLETGMGGMTSAWGWIQPALAEQVTVVSYDRPGLGWSDPSPDGPDAEHVVADLRAGLDALGLSGRGFVLAGHSLGGHYVRAFAQAHPDEVVGMVLVDPSHERQAEAIDGYEVEQRRSRLLMRLLQVTSRIGLHRVFDPFAAAIADLPEPTRTQALVQQVRPAYFDAYLAEFAALDRIGADLAADDVDLGDLPLRVLVAGHSPTPAGRQAVEAAAALREQLAGLSTRGRTVVFDDAAHVTIVTQRQHAARVTAAILDVAAESRPG; encoded by the coding sequence ATGGACACCATACTTCCCGGTCAGCACCGCTCCGAGCGCACGCCGGACCGGCGCGACCGCTCGCCCCGCCTGGGCCGGCTCGCACGCTGGTCGTTCCGCGGGCTCCTGTCGCTGCTGGTCCTGGCCGTGATCGGCACGGCCCTGCAGGCGATCGCGGAGGCCCGCGACGGACGCGAACACCCGGCGCCGGGCGAACTGGTCGCGCTTCCCGACGGCCGCTCGCTCCACCTCGTCGTCGACGGCGAGGAACACGAGGGCCCGGTCGTGGTGCTCGAGACCGGCATGGGCGGCATGACCTCCGCCTGGGGCTGGATCCAGCCGGCGCTGGCGGAACAGGTGACGGTGGTGTCCTACGACCGGCCGGGTCTCGGCTGGTCCGACCCGTCACCCGACGGCCCGGACGCCGAGCACGTGGTCGCCGACCTACGGGCCGGCCTCGACGCGCTCGGGCTGAGCGGTCGCGGCTTCGTCCTGGCGGGTCACAGCCTCGGCGGCCACTACGTGCGTGCGTTCGCGCAGGCCCATCCCGACGAGGTCGTCGGGATGGTGCTCGTCGACCCGTCTCACGAACGGCAGGCGGAGGCGATCGATGGCTACGAGGTCGAGCAGCGGCGGAGCCGGCTGCTGATGCGGCTGCTGCAGGTGACCTCCCGGATCGGCCTGCATCGGGTGTTCGACCCGTTCGCCGCCGCCATCGCCGACCTGCCCGAACCGACCCGGACGCAGGCGCTCGTGCAGCAGGTCCGGCCCGCCTACTTCGACGCCTATCTGGCCGAGTTCGCCGCGCTCGACCGCATCGGTGCCGACCTCGCCGCAGACGACGTCGACCTCGGGGACCTGCCGCTGCGCGTCCTCGTGGCCGGCCACAGCCCCACGCCGGCGGGTCGGCAGGCCGTCGAGGCCGCGGCAGCCCTGCGGGAGCAGCTCGCCGGACTCTCGACCCGCGGGCGGACCGTCGTCTTCGACGACGCGGCACACGTCACGATCGTGACCCAGCGGCAGCACGCCGCCAGGGTCACCGCGGCGATCCTCGACGTCGCGGCCGAGAGCCGACCAGGCTGA
- a CDS encoding FAD-dependent monooxygenase, which produces MKPQTAAIIGGGIAGPVLAMALQRVGIHATVYEAYTEPAAHVGSFLNVASNGMDALATVGLADQVARAGLATPRMVMWSGTGKRLGEVANGVRLSTGITSTTIQRGRLHQLLLDELRRRDLPVVHGRRLTDATTGDGVARASFEDGTSVEADLLIGADGVHSRLRTIIDPSAPPPRYCGLLSLGGHARDLDLPAEPGTFHMIFGRHGFFSYTVQPNGEVWWFANLPQAREPARGELAATPSATWQQRLLTTFAADRAPARDILQRTTGHIGAYALHDLPHVATWHRDRMVLVGDAAHATSPSAGQGASMAIEGALVLARALRDLDDHRQALRGYEHVRRPRVERIVRYSARISGSKTAGPVGRVLRDAVMPLALRWLAKPEQHAWMYRHHIAWDRDISNDLAATAAN; this is translated from the coding sequence ATGAAGCCGCAGACAGCCGCCATCATCGGCGGCGGCATCGCCGGCCCGGTCCTCGCCATGGCGTTGCAGCGCGTGGGCATCCACGCCACCGTCTACGAGGCGTACACGGAGCCGGCCGCGCACGTCGGCTCGTTCCTCAACGTGGCCTCCAACGGCATGGACGCGCTGGCGACCGTCGGCCTGGCCGACCAGGTCGCGCGCGCCGGACTCGCGACGCCTCGGATGGTGATGTGGAGCGGGACCGGCAAGCGCCTCGGAGAGGTCGCCAACGGCGTCCGCCTGTCCACCGGGATCACCAGCACCACGATCCAGCGCGGCCGCCTCCACCAGCTCCTGCTCGACGAGTTGCGGCGACGCGACCTGCCCGTCGTCCACGGCCGGCGGCTCACGGACGCCACCACCGGTGACGGCGTCGCACGGGCGAGCTTCGAGGACGGCACGTCGGTGGAGGCCGACCTGCTGATCGGTGCCGACGGCGTGCACTCGCGGCTGCGCACGATCATCGACCCCTCGGCTCCGCCGCCGAGGTACTGCGGGCTGCTGAGTCTCGGCGGCCACGCCCGGGACCTCGACCTGCCGGCCGAGCCGGGCACCTTCCACATGATCTTCGGCCGCCACGGGTTCTTCTCCTACACCGTTCAGCCGAACGGCGAGGTCTGGTGGTTCGCCAACCTCCCGCAGGCCCGCGAGCCCGCGCGCGGTGAACTGGCCGCCACACCCTCGGCGACCTGGCAGCAGCGGTTGCTGACCACGTTCGCCGCGGACCGGGCGCCCGCGCGCGACATCCTGCAGCGCACCACCGGCCACATCGGCGCCTACGCCCTGCACGACCTCCCGCACGTCGCCACGTGGCATCGTGACCGGATGGTGCTGGTCGGCGACGCCGCCCACGCCACCTCCCCGAGCGCCGGACAGGGCGCCTCGATGGCGATCGAAGGGGCGCTGGTGCTCGCGCGGGCCCTCCGGGACCTCGACGACCACCGCCAGGCGCTTCGCGGCTACGAGCACGTGCGCCGTCCACGCGTCGAGCGGATCGTGCGCTACTCGGCCCGCATCTCCGGCAGCAAGACGGCCGGGCCGGTCGGCCGCGTCCTGCGCGATGCGGTCATGCCCCTCGCGCTGCGGTGGCTCGCCAAGCCGGAGCAACACGCCTGGATGTACCGCCACCACATCGCGTGGGACCGGGACATCAGCAATGACCTCGCCGCCACAGCGGCGAACTGA